AATGCGCCGTCGCCCGCGCCATGCCGCAGGCGGTGATCATCCGGCCCTCGCTCATATTCGGGGTGGACGGGCCGTTTCCCGCCATGTTTGCGCGCATGGCGCGGTTCATGCCGGTCGTGCCGGTATTCGGCGCGGCTACCCGGTTCCAGCCGGTCTGGGTGGGTGATGTGGCCGAGGGCATGCTGCGTATCGCAACGGGGGAACACATGGCGGGTGCCGTGTTCGAATTCGGCGGGCCGAAAATCATGACCATGCGCCAGATCGTGGCATGGTCGGCGCGGTGGGCGGGCCATCCGCGTCCGCTGTTCGAGGTGCCGCGCTGGCTGGCCAGTGCGCAGGCCAGCGTGCTCGAGCACCTGCCCGGCAAGGTGCTGACACGCGACCAGGTCCGGCTGCTTTATGTCGACAATGTCGTGGCCCCCGGCGCGCGCACGATCGAAATGCTGGGCATCACGCCCGCCCCGATGGACCTGATCCTGGGCTGAGGCAGGAAAACTGGGGGAATTTGCCGTTTTCTTCCATTAAGGTCAGTACTGCTGTCTTTTCTTTGCGTGTGGGGTTGCGTAGGTCTGTCCCTCGCCACGGGGGTGCAGGTGCCGCCATGGCATCCTTATCCATCCGCACACCGGGGGCAGACCGATGGCCGAGCGCATGCTGAAATTCGTCTCTGTGGCGCAGGAGCAGCCGGACAAGCGGCCTGCCGGGGCGCGCAGCAGGGATTTCAATGAAATCTATGAGGAATTCGTGCCCGCCCGGGCCGAAGCACAGTCCTCGCGCTGCTCGCAGTGTGGCGTGCCGTTCTGCTCGGTGCACTGCCCGCTGGGCAACAACATCCCCGACTGGCTGATGATGACGGCGGCGGGCCGGATGGAGGAAGCGTACGAACTTTCGTCCGCCACCAATACCTTCCCCGAAATCTGTGGCCGCATCTGCCCGCAGGACCGCCTGTGCGAAGGTAACTGCGTGATCGAGGACGGGTTCGAGAGCGTCACCATCGGCGCGGTCGAGCGCTACATTACCGATACCGCCTTTGATAACGGCTGGGTCAGGCCGGTGAAGCCGGTGGCCGAGCGTGACGAAAGTGTTGCCATCATCGGTGCCGGTCCCGGCGGGCTGGCCGCCGCGGTGCAGCTGCGCGAGCAGGGGTACCAGGTCCATGTATATGACCGTTACGACCGCATTGGCGGCCTGATGATGTATGGCATCCCCGGCTTCAAGCTGGAAAAGGACATTGTCCTGCGCCGCCACAAACTGCTGGTGGAATCCGGCGTGCAGTTCCATCTGGGCAAGGGTATTGGCGATGCGGATGGCGCGGACAGCATTGCATTCTCCACCCTGCGCGCGCGCCATGATGGCGTGCTGATTGCAACGGGTGTGTACAAGTCGCGTGATATCGGTGGTCCCGGCGCCGGCCTGAATGGTATCGTGCGCGCGCTGGATTACCTGACGGCGTCCAACCGCGTCTCGCTGGGTGACAGGGTCGCGGAATATGACAGTGGCGAACTGAATGCCGCGGGCAGGTCGGTCGTTGTGATCGGCGGTGGCGATACGGCCATGGACTGCGTGCGCACCGCCATCCGCCAGGGTGCGAAGTCGGTCAGGTGCCTGTACCGCCGCGACCGCGCCAACATGCCCGGCTCCGTGCGTGAAGTGAAGAATGCCGAGGAAGAGGGCGTCGAGTTCGTGTGGCTCGCGGCCCCGCAGGCGTTCGAGGGCGAAGGCCACGTGAGCGGCGTGCGCGCAACCCGCATGAAGCTGGGCCTGCCCGATGCATCGGGCCGCCAGTCCGTCGAGCCGGTGGAAGGCAGCGCCTTTACGCTGGAAGCCGACATGGTGGTCAAGGCGCTGGGCTTCGACCCCGAACCGCTGCCCACGCTGTGGGGCCAGCCGGAACTGGAGGTCTCGCGCTGGGGCACGCTCATGATCGACCGCCACACGTTCATGACCAGCCTGCCCGGCGTGTTCGCGGCGGGTGACATCGTGCGTGGGGCCAGCCTGGTGGTGTGGGCCATCCGCGATGGGCGGGATGCGGCAGCGCAGATGCATGCATGGCTAGAGGAATTGACGGCCGCACAGGCCGAGGTGGCGGAGTAAGCATGATGGATCAGTTTGAAAACCAGTCCACCGATTTCGTTCAGGAATGGCGCGACAACGCGCAGGCCATTTCCGGCCTGTACACCCCCGCCGATGAACACGATGCCTGCGGCGTGGGCATGGTCGCGGCGCTTGATGGCAGGCCGCGCCGTGATGTGGTGGAAGCCGGTATCGCGGCGCTCAAGGCGGTATGGCACCGGGGGGCCGTCGATGCCGATGGCAAGACCGGCGACGGTGCTGGCATCCATGTCGAGATCCCGCAGGATTTCTTTGCCGATGCGATCCATGCCGGCGGCGCCGAAGGCGGCGTGGACAGCCAGATTGCGGTGGGCATGGTCTTCCTGCCCAAGACCGATATCGCGGCACAGGAACGCTGCCGCCAGATCATCGAAAGTGAGATCCTGGCCTTTGGCTACAGCATCTATGGCTGGCGGCAGGTGCCCATCAACACCGACTGCATCGGGGAAAAGGCCAACGCCACCCGCCCCGAGATCGAGCAGATCCTGATCCGCAACCTGCCCGGCAGTGCCGAGGCCGAGTTCGAGCGCGATCTGTACGTGATCCGCCGCCGGATCGAGAAAAGCGCCATTGCCAACCAGGTGGACCTGTATGTCTGCTCGCTGTCGTGCCGGTCGCTGATCTACAAGGGCATGTTCCTGGCCGAGCACCTGACGGAGTTCTATCCCGACCTGCTTGACCCGCGCTTTGTCAGCCGCTTCGCGATCTATCACCAGCGCTATTCGACCAACACCTTCCCGACATGGAAGCTGGCCCAGCCCTTCCGTCGGCTGGCCCATAATGGTGAGATCAACACCATCTCGGGCAACGTCAACTGGATGAAAAGCCACGAGACCCGTCTGGCCGACCCCGTCCTTGACCCGTATATGGATGACCTCAAGCCCGTGGTGCAGGCACAGGGGTCGGACACGGCATGCTTTGACAACGTGTTCGAACTGCTGACCTTTGCCGGGCGTGATGCGCCCATGGCGCGCTGCCTGATGATCCCGGCCAGCGTGGGCGGCAATTCCGCCATGCCGCAGCGGCACCGGGACATGTATTCCTACTGCAACGCGGTGATGGAACCGTGGGATGGGCCGGCCGCCATATGCGCCACCGACGGACGGTGGATGGTGGCCGGCCTCGACCGCAGTGGCCTGCGCCCGCTGCGCTACACCGTGACCGGCAGCGGCCTGCTGATCGTGGGGTCCGAGACGGGTATGGTAAAGGTGCCCGAAGCCGATATCGTAAGCCGTGGCCGCCTTGGCCCGGGGCAGTCGCTTGCACTCGACCTGCATGCGGCAAAGCTCTACAGCAACGAGGAACTGCTTGATGAGCTGTCCGGGCGGCAGGATTTCTCCGCCTGGGTGAAGCGCACGCAGGAAATCTCGTCCATTGTCCGCCCCGATGGCAGCGAGCCGGTGCTGTATGACGCCGAAACCCTGCGCCGTCGCCAGCTTGCCGTTGGCCTGACGCTGGAAGATCTTGAAACCATCCTGCAGCCGATGGTGGAAAATGCGGCGGAGGCCATCGGGTCGATGGGTGATGATACACCGCTTGCGGTGCTGTCCACCCGCTACCGGGGTCTGGCGCATTACTTCCGTCAGGCCTTCAGCCAGGTCACCAACCCGCCCATCGACAGCCTGCGGGAGACGCGGGTGATGAGCCTCGTGACCCGTCTTGGCAACCTTGGCAACATCCTGGAGGAAAGCGAGAGCCAGTGCGACCTGCTCCAGCTGCCTTCCCCGGTGCTGACCACGGGTGAATTCCAGGCGCTGGTCGATTTCTGTGGCAAAAATGCCTGTATCATTGACTGCACCTTCCCCGCCGCCGAGGGTGAGGCCGGACTGCGCGCCGCCATTGCCCGCATCCGCGCCGAAGCCGAGGACCGCGTGCGCCAGGGCTGCACCCATGTGTTCCTGACCGATGAGCACCAGTCCGGTGATCGCGCCTACATCCCCATGATCCTGGCCACGGCAGCGGTGCACACGCATCTGGTGCGCCAGTCGCTGCGCACGTTCACATCGCTCAACGTCCGCTCGGCGGGTGCGCTGGACGTGCATGCCATCGCGGTCACGATCGGGGTGGGGGCGACCACGGTCAACCCGTATCTGGCGCAGGAAAGCATTGCCGACCGCCACCGCCGGGGCCTGTTCGGCAGGCTGACGCTGAGCGAGTCGGTGGAGCGTTACCGCAAGGCGGTGAACAAGGGGCTGCTCAAGATCATGTCCAAGATGGGCATCTCCATCGTGGCATCGTATCGCGGCGGCTACAATTTCGAGGCCATCGGGCTGTCGCGTGCGCTGACGGCGGAATTCTTCCCCGGCATGCCCTCGCGCATTTCCGGCATCGGCCTGACCGGCATCGCGCGCAATGTGCTGAGCTTCCACCACAAGGCGTGGAACAGGCAGGTCGAGACACTCTCGGTCGGCGGACGCTACAAGCTGCGCCGCACGGGTGAGGTGCATGCGTTTGATGGCAACCTGATCCACATGCTCCAGACTGCTGTGACCACGGGCAGCTTCTCGGTCTACCAGCGTTATGCCGATGCCGTGCGCCGCCAGCCGCCGGTGGCGCTGCGTGACCTGCTGGATTTCCGTGGCGGCCGCACGGCCATCCCCGTGGAATCGGTCGAGAGCATCACCGAACTGCGCAAGCGCCTGATCGCCCCCGGCATCTCGCTGGGCGCGCTGAGCCCCGAAGCGCACGAGACGCTGTCCATCGCCATGAACCGCATCGGTGCGAAATCCGATTCGGGTGAGGGCGGTGAAGACCCGGCACGCGCCAGGCCGCGCGCCAATGGCGACAACGCATCGTCCGCCATCAAGCAGATCGCGTCGGGCCGCTTTGGCGTGACCGCGCAGTACCTCAATGACTGCCGCGAGATCGAGATCAAGATGGCGCAGGGGGCCAAGCCGGGCGAGGGCGGGCAGCTGCCCGGCTTCAAGGTGACCGGACTGATCGCGAAGCTGCGCCACGCAACCGAAGGCGTGACTCTGATCTCGCCGCCGCCGCATCACGACATCTACTCGATCGAGGATCTGGCCCAGCTCATCTACGACCTCAAGCAGATCAACCCCGAGGCTACCGTGACCGTGAAGCTGGTCGCACGCTCCGGCATCGGCACGATCGCGGCAGGCGTGGCCAAGGCCAAGGCGGACGCGATCCTGATTTCAGGCCATTCCGGCGGCACGGGCGCAAGCCCGCAGTCCTCGGTCAAGTATGCGGGCATGCCGTGGGAACTGGGGCTGGCGGAAGCACATCAGGTGCTGATGCTCAACCGCCTGCGCCACCGGGTGAAGCTGCGTACCGATGGCGGGCTGAAGACCGGGCGCGACGTGGTGATCGCCGCCATGCTGGGGGCCGAGGAATTCGGCATCGGCACGGCCAGCCTCGTGGCCATGGGCTGCATCATGGTGCGCCAGTGCCATTCCAACACCTGCCCCGTTGGCGTGTGCACGCAGGATGACGAACTGCGCCGCAAGTTCGAAGGCACGCCGGAGAAGGTGATCAACCTGTTCTCCTTCATTGCCGAGGACGTGCGCAACATCCTGGCCTCGCTGGGCTTTACCTCGCTTAACGAGATCATCGGCCGCACCGACCTGCTGCATCAGGTGCTGCGCGGGGCGGACTATCTGGATGACCTGGATCTCAACTCGCTGCTGGCGCAGGCGGATCCCGGCCCCTATGGCCGCTACTGCACGCGTGAAGGCCGCAATGAGGTGCCCGAGACGCTGGATGCGCAGATGATCGCCGATGCACGGCCGCTGTTCGATCATGGCGAGAAGATGCAGCTGCAGTACAACGTGCAGAACACGCATCGCGCCATCGGCACGCGCATCTCCTCCCTGATCGTGCGGCAGTTCGGCATGAGCAAGCTCGCACCGGGCCATCTTACGGTGCGGCTGCGTGGCTCGGCTGGCCAGTCGCTGGGTGCGTTCGCGGTGCAGGGCCTCAAGCTCGAGGTACTGGGTGATGCGAACGACTACGTGGGCAAGGGGCTTTCAGGGGCGACCATTGTGGTCCGTCCCTCTCCCTCCTCCAGCCTTGTGTCGAACGAGAACGCGCTCATCGGCAACACGGTGCTGTATGGGGCCACGGCGGGTGCGCTGTATGCGGCGGGGCAGGCAGGTGAGCGCTTTGCGGTGCGCAATTCAGGTGCCACCGCGGTGGTCGAGGGCTGTGGCTCCAACGGCTGCGAATACATGACCGGCGGTACCGTGGTGATTCTGGGGGAGACGGGCGACAATTTCGGCGCGGGCTTCACCGGCGGCATGGCGTTTGTTTACGATGCCAGCGGCACCTTTGCCGAACGTGTGAACCCCGATACCCTTGCGTGGTGCCGCGTGCAGGACCCGAAATGGGAAGCCGTGCTGCGTGAGCAGGTCGAGATCCATGCCCGTGAAACCGGCAGCCGCTATGCCGAGCTGCTGTTGCATAACTGGGACAGGACGCTGCCGCGCTTCTGGCATGTGGTACCTACCGAATATGCGCGTGTAATCGGCTTTGAAGTCCCGGCGCTGGCGCGTGGCGCGTAGGGACCGGACGGCTTTTTTCAGTCAGGAAGCGGCAGGGGAGCCGGGCAGCGATGCCCGGCTCCCTGTGTATGCGGGGCAGAATATCGGCTGGCGGGGTCGCACAGGCTTGCGGGACGCATTAGGCTTGACCACATGGGAATCGCGGGGCTGGCGCATGGGTGCCGGGCCTGTCGTGATGTGATGGTTGGTGGTCGATTCTATGTCCAGAGCGTATTTTTCCGCTTCCGTGTCCGGTGTGCCCGGTCCCTCCCCCGTGCGGGAGGAAACGGGCCAGCCATCCGGTGCCACGCCAGGCCTGTCGGGGCTGCCGCGATGGGACCTGTCGGATCTGTATGCAGGCCCCGATGCACCGGAACTTGTGACCGACCTGGACCAGGCGGATGCGGATTCGCAGGCTTTCGCCAGCACATGGAAGGGGCGCCTGGCCAGCGTGCCCGGTGCCGAACTGGCGCAGGCCATTGCCGAATACCAGCGTATTGATGAAGTGCTGGGCCGGGCAGGGTCCTATGCCCAGCTCCTGTTCGCGGCCAATACGTCGGATTCGGACGTTGCGCGTTTCGCCCAGTCGGTCAATGAGCGGCTGACGGCCATTTCCACCCATCTCCTGTTCTTCACGCTCGAACTCAACCGCATTCCCGATGAGGGGCTGGCGGCGCAGATGAGTGACCCGGCGCTGGCGCACTGGGCACCCTTCCTGCGCGACCTGCGTGTCTTCCGCCCCTATCAGCTCCCTGATGAGGTGGAGGCGGTGCTGCATGAAAAATCGGTTACCGGTGCTGCCGCCTGGAACCGCCTGTTTGATGAGACGATGGCCAGCCTGCGCGTGCGCGTGGGGGGCGAGAGTGTGACGCTGGGCAACGCGCTCGATACCATGTCCAGCCCCGACCGCGGTGTGCGGGCGAATGCCGCGCGCGCCATTGGTGATGAACTGGGCCGGAATGTGAAGCTGTTCTCGCTCATCACCAACACGCTGGCCAAGGACAAGGCGATAACCGACGGGCTGCGGCATTACCCGCGCCCCACATCGGCCCGCAACTGCGCCAACATGGTCGAGGACGAGGTGGTCGACGCGCTGGTACTGGCCGTGACCGAGGCCTATCCCCGCCTGTCACACCGCTATTATGCGCTCAAGGCTAAGTGGCTGGGGCTGGAAAAGCTGGAATACTGGGACCGTAACGCACCCTTGACCACACAGGATGAACCGCTGATCCCGTGGGCGGATGCAACGAGGCAGGTCATGGCCGCCTATGAAGGTTTCGACCCGCGCATGGGCATGGTGGCGAAGCAGTTCTTCGACCATGCCTGGATTGATGCGCCCCCGGTGCCGGGCAAGGCATCGGGTGCGTTCGCCCACCCCACCGTGCCGTCGGCCCATCCCTACCTGCTGCTCAACTACCGTGGCCGCACGCGTGATGTGATGACGCTGGCGCATGAACTCGGCCATGGCGTGCATCAGGTTCTGGCGGGCAAGCAGGGTTATCTCATGTCCAGCACGCCGCTGACGCTGGCCGAGACCGCCAGCGTATTTGGCGAGATGCTGACCTTCCGCGCGCTGCTCGATGCCCAGACCGACCCCGCGCGCCGCAGGCTGATGCTGGCGGCGAAGGTGGAGGACATGCTCAACACCGTGGTGCGGCAGATCGCCTTCTACCGTTTCGAGATGCTGGTGCATGAGGAACGCCGCAAGGGCGAACTGCTGCCCGCGCGCATTGGCGAGATCTGGCGCCAGACCCAGGCCGAAAGCCTGGGCCCCGCCTTCAACTTCACGCCAGATTATGATGTTTACTGGACCTACGTCCCGCATTTCATCCATTCCCCGTTCTATGTATATGCCTATGCCTTTGGCGATTGTCTGGTAAACGCGCTATACGGGGTCTTCCGCTCCGGGCATCCGGGGTTTCAGGACAAGTATCTCGACATGCTCGGTGCTGGCGGGACCAAAAGGCACCGTGAACTGCTCGCCCCCTTCGGGCTGGATGCGGCGGATCCCGGTTTCTGGCAGAAGGGGCTGGATGTGATCGCCGGATTTATTGATGAACTGGAGCGTGTCTGACGTGGCGGATGAACGGAATATCGACAATACCGGCCTGTTTGGTGAATTCCGCCGCATGGTGCGCACGTCCGGCACGGTTGGCGGCATTGCCGCCCGCATTGCCGGGCACAAGATGGGCTTCCGCTCCTCCAGCCAGAGCGTCCATGCCGAGGATCTGAAAAGCGTGCTGGGCGGGCTGAAGGGCCCGCTGATGAAGGGCGCGCAGCTTCTCTCCACCATTCCCGGCGCCCTGCCGGAGGAATATGCCAAGGAACTGGCGCAGCTTCAGGCCAATGCGCCGCCGATGGGGTGGAACTTCGTCCGCCGCCGCATGTCAGCCGAACTCGGGCCGAACTGGGAGCGTAATTTCCGTTCCTTCAACCGCGAGGCCTCGGCCGCCGCCAGTCTGGGGCAGGTGCATCGCGCGGTGCTGCCTGACGGGCGCGTTGTGGCGTGCAAGCTGCAGTATCCGGACATGAAATCAACGGTCGAGTCCGACCTGCGCCAGTTCCGTCTGGCCGTGGGGCTGTTCTACCGCCTGGACAGCACGATCTGCCAGGATGACGTGCTGGAGGAACTGCAGGACCGGCTGTACGAGGAACTGGACTACCAGCGTGAGGCCGCGAACATGCGGCTGTACCACCTGATGCTGGCCGATTTTCCGGATGTGACCATTCCCCGGCCGGTCGATGCCCTGTGCACCCAGCGCCTGCTGACCATGGAATGGGTCAACGGGCGCGGTATCCAGAAGGTGCTGGACACCAACCCCACGCAGGAAGAGCGCAACAGCATGGCGCGTGCCCTGTTCCGGGCCTGGTATGCCCCGCTCTACCGCTATGGCGTGATCCATGGTGACCCGCATATGGGCAACTTTACCGTGCGTGACGATTTCGGGATCAACCTGCTCGATTTCGGGGCGATCCGTATTTTCCGGCCACGTTTCGTCCAGGGTATCATCGACCTGCACAGGGCGATCGAGACGGATGACGAGGACCTGGCCATGCATGCCTATGAGGCATGGGGCTTTGTCAATCTCTCGCGCGATACGGTGCGGGTGCTCAATGAATGGGCGCGCTTCATCTATGGCCCGCTGCTTGATGACCGCGAACGCTTCATCCAGGAAGACAACGACCCGCAATATGGCCGCGCCGTGGCCGAACGGGTCTATAACGGCCTGAAGCGCACGGGTGGCGTGCAGCCCCCGCGTGAATTCGTGCTGGTGGACCGCTCCGCCGTGGGCCTGGGCAGCGTGTTCCTGCGGCTCAAGGCAAAGGTGAACTGGCACCAGCTGTTCCAGGAAGTGGCATCGGACTTCAACGAAGCTGCACTGGCCCGGCGGCAGGCCGACGCCCTGCGCGAAGCCCGCGTGCCGCCGCCACTCGGTACACGGGCATGAGGGGAATGGGGGTGCCATGCCGCCATGCAGCCCTTGTGCTGTGGCGGCTGCATCCCCACTGTGTCTAGTCATGGCAACAGCATCGCGTAGCAGGAAAAAGAAAACGACCGACATCGACCCGGCGGACATGCCTGTCCTGTTCCAGCCGGAGCGTCAGGCGGCCAAGCCCAAGGTCAACAAATTCCGGGTCCAGTCCCCGTACGCCCCCGCGGGCGACCAGCCCACGGCCATTGCCGAGCTCGTAAGCGGCGTGGAGGGTGGCGAGCGGGACCAGGTCCTGCTGGGTGTGACCGGGTCGGGCAAGACCTTCACCATGGCCAAGATCATCGAGGCGACGCAGAAGCCGACCCTGGTGCTGGCCCCCAACAAGACGCTGGCCGCCCAGCTTTATGCGGAAATGAAGCAGTTCTTTCCCGATAACGCGGTGGAATATTTCGTCAGCTACTACGATTACTACCAGCCCGAGGCCTACGTGCCCCGGTCGGACACGTATATCGAAAAAGACAGCCAGATAAACGAACAGATCGACCGCATGCGCCATGCGGCCACGCAGGCGCTGCTGGAGCGTAACGATGTGATCATCGTGGCTTCGGTCTCGTGCATTTACGGTATCGGCTCGGTCGAGACCTATTCGCGCATGGTGGTCAAGCTGGAGGTCGGTGGCGAAATCGACCGCGACAGGCTGATCAAGGGGCTGGTCGAACTGCAGTACCGCCGCAATGACGCGGCGTTCCAGCGTGGCACCTTCCGCGTGCGGGGCGAGACGATCGACGTTTTTCCCGTCCAGAACGAGGACCGCGCCTGGCGCATCAGCCTGTTTGGCGACGAGATTGACGAGATCAGTGAATTCGACCCGCTGACGGGGGAGAAGACCGGCGACCTTGAATCCATCAGCATCTACGCCAACAGCCATTACGTCACCCCGCGGCCAACGCTGACGCAGGCGATGACGGGCATCAAGCAGGAACTGCGCGAGACGCTTGCCCGCTTCAGCGCCGAAGGCAAGCTGCTGGAAGCCGAGCGCCTGCAGCAGCGCACGACCTTCGACCTCGAGATGATCGAGACCACGGGCGTATGCAAGGGAATCGAGAACTACTCCCGCTACCTGTCCGGCCGTGCGGCGGGCGAGCCGCCGCCCACCCTGTTCGAATACCTGCCGGAAGATGCGCTGCTGATCGTCGATGAAAGCCACGTGACCGTGCCGCAGATTGGCGGCATGGAACGCGGGGACCATGCGCGTAAATCCGTGCTGGCGGAATTCGGCTTCCGCCTGCCGTCCTGTCTTGATAACCGGCCGCTGACCTTTGCCGAATGGGATTCGTACCGTCCGCAGACGGTGTTTGTCAGCGCCACCCCCGGCCCGTGGGAAATGCGGCGGGTCGAGGGCGTGTTCGCCGAACAGGTGATCCGCCCCACCGGCCTGATCGACCCGGTCACCATCGTCCGCCCCGTCGAGCACCAGGTGGACGACCTGCTGGCCGAATGCCGCCTGACCATTGCCGATGGCGGGCGCGTGCTGGTCACCACCCTGACCAAGCGCATGGCGGAAGACCTGA
This portion of the Komagataeibacter sp. FNDCF1 genome encodes:
- a CDS encoding complex I NDUFA9 subunit family protein → MTRRVATVFGGSGFVGQSIVGRLARAGYVVRVAGRSAGMAPALRMQGEVGQVVPVVASITDEAACVAALEGSDLAINLVGILSPRGRVTFEAIHVEGAGRVARLAAAAGVERLIHVSALGAAIDSPSAYARSKAEGECAVARAMPQAVIIRPSLIFGVDGPFPAMFARMARFMPVVPVFGAATRFQPVWVGDVAEGMLRIATGEHMAGAVFEFGGPKIMTMRQIVAWSARWAGHPRPLFEVPRWLASAQASVLEHLPGKVLTRDQVRLLYVDNVVAPGARTIEMLGITPAPMDLILG
- a CDS encoding NAD(P)-dependent oxidoreductase; translated protein: MAERMLKFVSVAQEQPDKRPAGARSRDFNEIYEEFVPARAEAQSSRCSQCGVPFCSVHCPLGNNIPDWLMMTAAGRMEEAYELSSATNTFPEICGRICPQDRLCEGNCVIEDGFESVTIGAVERYITDTAFDNGWVRPVKPVAERDESVAIIGAGPGGLAAAVQLREQGYQVHVYDRYDRIGGLMMYGIPGFKLEKDIVLRRHKLLVESGVQFHLGKGIGDADGADSIAFSTLRARHDGVLIATGVYKSRDIGGPGAGLNGIVRALDYLTASNRVSLGDRVAEYDSGELNAAGRSVVVIGGGDTAMDCVRTAIRQGAKSVRCLYRRDRANMPGSVREVKNAEEEGVEFVWLAAPQAFEGEGHVSGVRATRMKLGLPDASGRQSVEPVEGSAFTLEADMVVKALGFDPEPLPTLWGQPELEVSRWGTLMIDRHTFMTSLPGVFAAGDIVRGASLVVWAIRDGRDAAAQMHAWLEELTAAQAEVAE
- the gltB gene encoding glutamate synthase large subunit, with translation MMDQFENQSTDFVQEWRDNAQAISGLYTPADEHDACGVGMVAALDGRPRRDVVEAGIAALKAVWHRGAVDADGKTGDGAGIHVEIPQDFFADAIHAGGAEGGVDSQIAVGMVFLPKTDIAAQERCRQIIESEILAFGYSIYGWRQVPINTDCIGEKANATRPEIEQILIRNLPGSAEAEFERDLYVIRRRIEKSAIANQVDLYVCSLSCRSLIYKGMFLAEHLTEFYPDLLDPRFVSRFAIYHQRYSTNTFPTWKLAQPFRRLAHNGEINTISGNVNWMKSHETRLADPVLDPYMDDLKPVVQAQGSDTACFDNVFELLTFAGRDAPMARCLMIPASVGGNSAMPQRHRDMYSYCNAVMEPWDGPAAICATDGRWMVAGLDRSGLRPLRYTVTGSGLLIVGSETGMVKVPEADIVSRGRLGPGQSLALDLHAAKLYSNEELLDELSGRQDFSAWVKRTQEISSIVRPDGSEPVLYDAETLRRRQLAVGLTLEDLETILQPMVENAAEAIGSMGDDTPLAVLSTRYRGLAHYFRQAFSQVTNPPIDSLRETRVMSLVTRLGNLGNILEESESQCDLLQLPSPVLTTGEFQALVDFCGKNACIIDCTFPAAEGEAGLRAAIARIRAEAEDRVRQGCTHVFLTDEHQSGDRAYIPMILATAAVHTHLVRQSLRTFTSLNVRSAGALDVHAIAVTIGVGATTVNPYLAQESIADRHRRGLFGRLTLSESVERYRKAVNKGLLKIMSKMGISIVASYRGGYNFEAIGLSRALTAEFFPGMPSRISGIGLTGIARNVLSFHHKAWNRQVETLSVGGRYKLRRTGEVHAFDGNLIHMLQTAVTTGSFSVYQRYADAVRRQPPVALRDLLDFRGGRTAIPVESVESITELRKRLIAPGISLGALSPEAHETLSIAMNRIGAKSDSGEGGEDPARARPRANGDNASSAIKQIASGRFGVTAQYLNDCREIEIKMAQGAKPGEGGQLPGFKVTGLIAKLRHATEGVTLISPPPHHDIYSIEDLAQLIYDLKQINPEATVTVKLVARSGIGTIAAGVAKAKADAILISGHSGGTGASPQSSVKYAGMPWELGLAEAHQVLMLNRLRHRVKLRTDGGLKTGRDVVIAAMLGAEEFGIGTASLVAMGCIMVRQCHSNTCPVGVCTQDDELRRKFEGTPEKVINLFSFIAEDVRNILASLGFTSLNEIIGRTDLLHQVLRGADYLDDLDLNSLLAQADPGPYGRYCTREGRNEVPETLDAQMIADARPLFDHGEKMQLQYNVQNTHRAIGTRISSLIVRQFGMSKLAPGHLTVRLRGSAGQSLGAFAVQGLKLEVLGDANDYVGKGLSGATIVVRPSPSSSLVSNENALIGNTVLYGATAGALYAAGQAGERFAVRNSGATAVVEGCGSNGCEYMTGGTVVILGETGDNFGAGFTGGMAFVYDASGTFAERVNPDTLAWCRVQDPKWEAVLREQVEIHARETGSRYAELLLHNWDRTLPRFWHVVPTEYARVIGFEVPALARGA
- a CDS encoding M3 family oligoendopeptidase gives rise to the protein MSRAYFSASVSGVPGPSPVREETGQPSGATPGLSGLPRWDLSDLYAGPDAPELVTDLDQADADSQAFASTWKGRLASVPGAELAQAIAEYQRIDEVLGRAGSYAQLLFAANTSDSDVARFAQSVNERLTAISTHLLFFTLELNRIPDEGLAAQMSDPALAHWAPFLRDLRVFRPYQLPDEVEAVLHEKSVTGAAAWNRLFDETMASLRVRVGGESVTLGNALDTMSSPDRGVRANAARAIGDELGRNVKLFSLITNTLAKDKAITDGLRHYPRPTSARNCANMVEDEVVDALVLAVTEAYPRLSHRYYALKAKWLGLEKLEYWDRNAPLTTQDEPLIPWADATRQVMAAYEGFDPRMGMVAKQFFDHAWIDAPPVPGKASGAFAHPTVPSAHPYLLLNYRGRTRDVMTLAHELGHGVHQVLAGKQGYLMSSTPLTLAETASVFGEMLTFRALLDAQTDPARRRLMLAAKVEDMLNTVVRQIAFYRFEMLVHEERRKGELLPARIGEIWRQTQAESLGPAFNFTPDYDVYWTYVPHFIHSPFYVYAYAFGDCLVNALYGVFRSGHPGFQDKYLDMLGAGGTKRHRELLAPFGLDAADPGFWQKGLDVIAGFIDELERV
- a CDS encoding AarF/ABC1/UbiB kinase family protein, which translates into the protein MNWSVSDVADERNIDNTGLFGEFRRMVRTSGTVGGIAARIAGHKMGFRSSSQSVHAEDLKSVLGGLKGPLMKGAQLLSTIPGALPEEYAKELAQLQANAPPMGWNFVRRRMSAELGPNWERNFRSFNREASAAASLGQVHRAVLPDGRVVACKLQYPDMKSTVESDLRQFRLAVGLFYRLDSTICQDDVLEELQDRLYEELDYQREAANMRLYHLMLADFPDVTIPRPVDALCTQRLLTMEWVNGRGIQKVLDTNPTQEERNSMARALFRAWYAPLYRYGVIHGDPHMGNFTVRDDFGINLLDFGAIRIFRPRFVQGIIDLHRAIETDDEDLAMHAYEAWGFVNLSRDTVRVLNEWARFIYGPLLDDRERFIQEDNDPQYGRAVAERVYNGLKRTGGVQPPREFVLVDRSAVGLGSVFLRLKAKVNWHQLFQEVASDFNEAALARRQADALREARVPPPLGTRA